The following coding sequences lie in one Apium graveolens cultivar Ventura chromosome 3, ASM990537v1, whole genome shotgun sequence genomic window:
- the LOC141714327 gene encoding protein FAR1-RELATED SEQUENCE 5-like, with protein sequence MSSSKMSLIKRERHVTAAQKNLIKSFHVSDIAPRQQMNIFGNIHGGEEQVGFHAQHLRNVVRDFRKDNLGVNDAQAGLDLLHRLEKESGGSFFIRTLIDEEGRLKCLLWVDPRSLLAYNFLVMWLHSIQHIEQIGMLCRLVPFTGVNHHYQSGSLLICTNA encoded by the coding sequence ATGTCGTCTTCTAAGATGAGTTTGATTAAAAGGGAGCGACATGTAACCGCCGCTCAAAAGAATTTAATTAAGAGTTTCCATGTTTCAGATATTGCGCCTAGACAACAAATGAATATATTTGGAAATATACACGGAGGAGAGGAGCAAGTAGGGTTTCATGCCCAACACTTGAGAAATGTCGTGCGTGATTTTAGAAAAGATAATTTGGGTGTGAATGATGCTCAAGCGGGATTGGATTTGTTACATCGGTTAGAAAAGGAAAGTGGAGGAAGTTTTTTTATTCGGACTCTAATTGATGAAGAAGGAAGATTGAAGTGCCTTTTATGGGTTGACCCCCGGTCGTTATTGGCCTACAATTTTTTGGTGATGTGGTTGCATTCGATACAACATATCGAACAAATAGGTATGCTATGCCGTTTAGTGCCGTTCACCGGGGTGAATCATCACTATCAATCAGGTTCTCTTTTGATTTGCACTAATGCGTGA